The Polyangium spumosum DNA segment GACACGCCGCGTGTTGGCTCCCGCCAGATCCGCATCTTCACGCCCAAGCAGGTCGCCAAGCTTCGTGCAGAGCTTGCGAAAAGGGCCCATCCGCGACACGACCTCACGGATGCGCAATGGAAGAAGGTGGCGCCCATCGTATCGCGCTCGCCCAAGCAGAGATCGGGGCGGATCCCGGACGAGCGCGGCATCGTCAACGCCATCCGATGGATCCTACGAACGGGGACCTCGTGGAAAGCGATGCCGGATAGGTATCCGTGTCGTTCGGCGTGCCAGGCGCACTTCTACGCGTGGAAGCTGGATGGCACGTGGGCGAAGGTTTGTCAGGTACTAGCCTGACCCCTCCGACCGGCGTGGGTGGCCGCCT contains these protein-coding regions:
- a CDS encoding transposase — encoded protein: MQLTPKFSVAAWAEAENAKGHFCACGCGQRVRVLPMHRNNGIPKYIPEHSPSRFGAEIQALHDQGLMTAADLAKELRLQRKAVHPLADEIIGDTPRVGSRQIRIFTPKQVAKLRAELAKRAHPRHDLTDAQWKKVAPIVSRSPKQRSGRIPDERGIVNAIRWILRTGTSWKAMPDRYPCRSACQAHFYAWKLDGTWAKVCQVLA